The genomic stretch CAGGCTGGCCCCAATTGTTTTTACCAGCGCCTTCCTTCTTTACCTTTGTGGGATCGGAGTCGACAGGGCCATGGTGGGTGAACCACTTTGGTTCTACTTTCTTTTCATGAACAGTCCATTTGTTGGTTCTTGTCATATTGGGTTGTGTGTTAACTAACTGTATTGAGAGTACTAATTGATAGTAGTAATTGTTATATTGTGAAATATGtgatgatgaaaagaaACCAAAATGTCACAATTCAGGGAGGATGTCTGTCCCGTTTTATACGGAGCCAAGTCCAGCGAGACATGAAATTTCCATTACCCCATAATCCAACAAATTAATGAATGATGGAGTCTTACGAGGCTGGGAGACCTGCGTACATGGCCCTGGTCAAAAAGAGTGACTTTCACTATAATGAACAAATACACTGTGCAGACTTGTGGGGAGATCGTGTGAGATGGAAGAACGTCGAACCTGGATGTGGTTCTGTTACTGCTGTAGTTACCGTGAGTGAATTTCAGTTAGGGGATGTGTGAATTAGCATGAGTCAATTGGCATGAGTCAATTGTAGTTCCCGTTGCGTTCAATCGCAGGcaaatggctgcaacttcttaAGAGCTTAAATTAGAGTGAGCATTATTCCCATTGAAGGGTGGATCTCTATTGTGTTATTCAGATCCTGTTGAACCCATTTTATCGAcatattcatattcttctgaCCTATTTGTATGATTCTATTCAACATTCTATTCGTAGCAGAATCTTCCAGAATTTACAATCGAAACATTAAGAAAAGCACTCACTTCAATCGCTCAGTCGcatcaattgcaaattccCTCAATCTCCATTCTCAATTACCATTCATTTCTAGGTCTACACCGCCACCTTTACTTACTTCTGCAATGAAAGTTCCACATGTAACTGCAGCGATTATTCCCATACTTGTCTCTCCAGAAACAGATACAACTTCCATGACTAGCTCGCCTGACTCACTCGAATATTCCATAATTCTGCCGGCGAAAGCAAGATGACCGCAACCTGCCTATTTGAGCCTTTGCATGCGACTCAGTCATACCACGCTAAAAAAATGATGCGCTTTCTCGTTCCAATAGGAGAAACTCACAATCGGCTATAGAGTTGCGCCAACGAATGTATACGAGCTCCGTTGTCCCCTTATGATCTGCAGAACGATCCCCCTGAGCTCTTCAAGGTCAATATTCACGACGTAGCGAATTTCATGGTTTTATCCAGTTCTCTAATAATAGGAAAATTGTATCACGTGCACGATCACATGATTTTGCAACACTcatttggctgcaactgGCGGTTAGTCCTTTTGCATCTATTTGTGtttatatattctatttctatccttgatattgttttctccttcttcagCCAAGTTCTAAATTTTGATTCCCCATTTCCAGCTTTCTGAAAGAGAAATATTCATCTCAACTGCCTCCTGAAGCCAGCTATGAAGCTCAACATTCCTTTGATCATCTCCTGTGCAACTCTCTTACCCTTCTTGGTTGAAGGCGCCAAAAGTGGCAAAGCTCCCAAAGTCAAAAAGAATCCCAAAAACAttgttgcaattgcagACTTCCCCTTCGGTTTTGATAAGGGCGTCAGAGGCAATGTTGTGTTCAGTTCCAAGGATGGAAAGGAAGTCAACGTTCATGTCGATATGACGGGATTACCAGAAAGTGGAGGACCGTTCTACTACCACATTCATGAAAAGTCAGTTCCTGGTGACGGCAACTGTGACGCTGTTGGGCTTCATTTCAATCCTTATGGAGCTCCTCCTGATTGTGAGAACCAAAAGGATGATTCCTATTGTCAAGTGGGTGACTTGTCGGGAAAGCACGGATGGATTGACACCACTTGTTTTGAAACCAAGTACACAGACCCATTCCTCTCTTTAAATAAGAAGTCAAAGGCTTACATCGTTGGAAGGTCTCTTGTGTTCCATTTCGCAAATATGACAAAGTTTGCTTGTGCTGATATTGAGTTGGCCAGTAACTTG from Scheffersomyces stipitis CBS 6054 chromosome 2, complete sequence encodes the following:
- the STF2 gene encoding ATPase stabilizing factor 15 kDa protein, producing MTRTNKWTVHEKKVEPKWFTHHGPVDSDPTKVKKEGAGKNNWGQPGDELQKEDFNFFNKSQRRNSNHSENEEKM
- the SOD2.1 gene encoding Cu/Zn superoxide dismutase (go_funtion copper, zinc superoxide dismutase activity; metal ion binding~go_process superoxide metabolism), which translates into the protein MKLNIPLIISCATLLPFLVEGAKSGKAPKVKKNPKNIVAIADFPFGFDKGVRGNVVFSSKDGKEVNVHVDMTGLPESGGPFYYHIHEKSVPGDGNCDAVGLHFNPYGAPPDCENQKDDSYCQVGDLSGKHGWIDTTCFETKYTDPFLSLNKKSKAYIVGRSLVFHFANMTKFACADIELASNLRLNSLIEEYSLDEDLDFQSEVAEGYSFDEEDALSAEIFEAEAEQQDTEDLFPRKELIAS